A stretch of DNA from Papio anubis isolate 15944 chromosome 4, Panubis1.0, whole genome shotgun sequence:
acaaaaaatacaacagaacAGGGCTCCTCCAACAATGAGCACGAGTGCAGTGGTCCATCCTAAGTAGAGGGCTTCTCCAAGCTCACGTTTTTGGGCAACATTCACTATCGGGTTATAGAAATCTCTGATGATGGCATTGGCAACCCAGCTCACAGGgatgagcaccaccatgcccgtgatgatgaagatgattcCAGCTGTCAGCAGAATGTGAGCCTTCACCTTCTCATTGTCCCCCGTGCACCTGGTGCATTTCATGCCAAGGATGGCCATCATGAAAGCCAAGAAGGACATTACAGAAGCAGCACACATCAGTCCTCTGGCTGCCTGTAGGTCCGGAGAAAGAGCCAACAGGGAATCATAGATTTTGCACTGCATCCTGATGTTAGCCTGCCTCACGCAATTCATCCACAGTCCTTCCCAGAAGTTTTCAAACACCACGATGTTGTTTTCAATGAAGGCCGACACTCTCCACTGAGGCATGATGGT
This window harbors:
- the CLDN8 gene encoding claudin-8 encodes the protein MAIHALEIAGLFLGGVGMVGTVAVTIMPQWRVSAFIENNIVVFENFWEGLWMNCVRQANIRMQCKIYDSLLALSPDLQAARGLMCAASVMSFLAFMMAILGMKCTRCTGDNEKVKAHILLTAGIIFIITGMVVLIPVSWVANAIIRDFYNPIVNVAQKRELGEALYLGWTTALVLIVGGALFCCIFCCNEKSSSYRYSIPSHRTTQRSYHMEKKSPSVYSRSQYV